From Prionailurus bengalensis isolate Pbe53 chromosome F2, Fcat_Pben_1.1_paternal_pri, whole genome shotgun sequence, one genomic window encodes:
- the LOC122495940 gene encoding cysteine and histidine-rich protein 1, whose protein sequence is MSGAEEAGGGGPAAGPAGAVPAGAGVGAGVGVGAGPGAAAGPAAAAALGEAAGPGLPDEAGLAGARQLQEAAGDPDAPPKKRLRAAEAAEAAAAAAAAGSGKLEERLYSVLCCTVCLDLPKASVYQCTNGHLMCAGCFIHLLADARLKEEQATCPNCRCEISKSLCCRNLAVEKAVSELPSECGFCLRQFPRSLLERHQKEECQDRVTQCKYKRIGCPWHGPFHELTVHEAACAHPTKTGNELMEILDEMDQSHRKEMQLYNSIFSLLSFEKIGYTEVQFRPYRTDDFITRLYYETPRFTVLNQTWVLKARVNDSERNPNLSCKRTLSFQLLLKSKVTAPLECSFLLLKGPYDDVKISPVIYHFVFTNESNETDYVPLPIVDSVECNKLLAAKNINLRLFLFQIQK, encoded by the exons ATGTCCGGCGCGGAGGAGGCCGGCGGGGGCGGGCCGGCCGCGGGGCCTGCCGGCGCCGTGCCAGCTGGGGCCGGGGTCGGGGCTGGGGTCGGGGTCGGGGCCGGGCCAGGGGCGGCCGCGGGGCCGGCGGCGGCAGCGGCTCTGGGCGAGGCGGCGGGGCCCGGGCTCCCGGACGAGGCGGGCCTGGCAGGCGCCCGGCAGCTGCAGGAGGCGGCCGGCGACCCCGACGCGCCGCCCAAGAAGCGGCTGCGGGCGGCCGAGGCagccgaggcggcggcggcggcggcggcggcgggcagCGGGAAGCTGGAGGAGCGTCTCTACTCGGTGCTGTGCTGCACCGTCTGCCTGGACCTGCCTAAGGCCTCCGTGTACCAG TGTACTAACGGTCACTTGATGTGCGCTGGCTGTTTTATCCACCTACTAGCAGATGCCCGGCTGAAGGAGGAGCAGGCCACGTGCCCTAACTGTCGTTGTGAGATCAGTAAGAGCCTCTGCTGCCGCAACCTGGCTGTGGAGAAAGCCGTGAGCGAGCTGCCCTCCGAGTGTGGCTTCTGCCTGCGCCAGTTTCCCCGCTCCCTCCTGGAGAGGCACCAGAAAGAGGAGTGCCAGGACAG GGTGACCCAGTGCAAATATAAGCGCATCGGCTGCCCGTGGCATGGCCCCTTCCACGAGCTGACGGTGCATGAGGCTGCGTGCGCCCACCCAACCAAGACGGGCAACGAGCTGATGGAGATCCTAGACGAGATGGACCAGAGCCACCGCAAGGAGATGCAGCTCTACAACAGCATCTTCAGCCTGCTCAGCTTTGAGAAGATCGGTTACACAG AGGTCCAGTTTCGGCCATACCGCACAGATGACTTCATCACGCGCCTGTACTACGAGACGCCAAGGTTCACGGTGCTGAACCAGACGTGGGTCCTGAAGGCACGCGTGAACGACTCGGAGCGGAACCCCAACCTGTCATGCAAGCGCACACTCTCCTTCCAGCTCCTCCTCAAGAGCAAGGTCACGGCGCCCCTGGAGTGCTCCTTCCTGCTGCTCAAGGGCCCGTACGATGATGTAAAGATCAGCCCCGTCATCTACCACTTTGTCTTCACCAACGAGAGCAACGAGACGGACTACGTGCCACTGCCCATCGTCGACTCTGTGGAGTGCAACAAGCTGCTAGCCGCCAAGAACATCAACCTGCGGCTCTTCCTGTTCCAGATACAGAAGTAG
- the LOC122495942 gene encoding cysteine and histidine-rich protein 1-like produces the protein MAPKPWSEWSTTLSHLALGVVSLHAAVSTAQASRGAAAGFLLQALASATLLAPGLGTDEDCLAGAWVATVIGLPLLAFDFHWVNGDRSSANLLLGGGMVLAVAGDHLGAEGRSVAGQAVVLVVAVTILIVAVFTTNTYGMWGGAMLGAAGLLSRLEEDKVLLLPKEDVCRCALAAGSWAYHRALHTQRLQWE, from the exons ATGGCCCCCAAGCCGTGGAGTGAGTGGAGCACGACCCTGTCCCACCTAGCGCTGGGAGTGGTGTCTCTGCACGCAGCGGTGAGCACTGCCCAG GCAAGTCGAGGGGCCGCTGCTGGCTTCCTGCTCCAGGCCTTGGCCTCTGCCACCTTGCTGGCCCCAGGGCTGGGCACAGATGAAGACTGTCTTGCTGGAGCCTGGGTGGCCACTGTCATCGGCCTGCCCCTTCTGGCCTTCGATTTCCACTGGGTGAATGGGGACCGCTCCTCTGCCAACCTACTCCTGGGAGGAGGAATGGTGCTGGCAGTGGCTGGTGACCACCTTGGTGCTGAGGGCCGTTCTGTAGCTGGTCAGGCAGTGGTGCTGGTGGTTGCAGTGACGATCCTCATTGTGGCTGTTTTCACGACCAACACTTATGGAATGTGGGGGGGCGCAATGTTGGGGGCTGCAGGCCTCCTGAGCCGGCTGGAGGAGGACAAAGTTCTGCTGCTTCCAAAGGAGGATGTCTGTCGCTGTGCCCTGGCTGCAGGCAGTTGGGCCTACCACCGAGCCCTGCACACACAGCGCCTGCAGTGGGAGTGA
- the KIFC2 gene encoding kinesin-like protein KIFC2 — protein sequence MYAFYSLLIYIFYSLFRRDGGAAVASDPGDPAQSAGGKPGGRRRPDQPTAELWTELTGLVGLTGCSESEDGPEEGAEGRSTEVSLEEALVRLAEFLSVQLGAEESCRNPDLSKPSDVPPLLTVTGQLLALLAWIRSPRGRQSLPQGIHPGSEVQPPTPAGSPPQEESPSLSPRGEAQGQNPPQLEEDQRAWQRLEQLILGQLEELKQQLELQEEELGRLRLGVGATDSEKRVQHLTLENEALKQSLSLTRDLLLHWGPGPSTRAPQEEAEALVELQSRLQEAQDTTEALQVQLGVQEVQLQGLRGALRQLQQETEQNCRRELQQMLGQLAGLRARMASLRQGCGDLRGLVSTFTQSCQCSLSEARGQVSWALGALSAGGAGTQLPEEQQGPPTGCPGRLLELKGNIRVLCRLRPGTPSSLVSLEPGPSGTVTTCYRGRQRRFRLDWVFSPEASQEEVFRELEPAVLSCLQGYSVCIFTYGQTGTGKTYSMEGPPEDPGIAPRALQSLFQEMGTEGQHRVTLSMVEIYNEAVRDLLAPGPPERLAVRQGPAGQGGIQVAGLTYWDVPDLEMLHQMLSLGRSNRATAATTKNPHSSRSHALVTLTLRTASPPRGPGTAGTLHLVDLAGSERAWKAGAAGPSRGDRDGAQRLREARTINRSLLALGGVMAALRARRPHVPFRDSQLTRLLQPALGPGATAVLLLQISTRPEDLGETVCSLKFAERVGRVELGPARRCRAPRSGTPSSLSTDTPLTGTPCTPTPSPGSPPGPGPGSGSSSGLGTQKDAAPL from the exons ATGTACGCCTTCTACTCGCTGCTCATCTACATCTTCTACAGCCTCTTCCGTAGGGATGGCGGGGCTGCGGTGGCCAGCGACCCCGGGGACCCCGCCCAG AGTGCCGGTGGCAAGCCCGGGGGTCGCCGCCGCCCCGACCAGCCCACGGCAGAACTGTGGACCGAGCTGACAGGCCTGGTCG GCCTTACAGGCTGCTCTGAGTCTGAGGATGGGCCGGAAGAGGGAGCCGAGGGCCGCTCTACCGAGGTCTCCCTGGAAGAGGCTCTCGTGCGTCTTGCTGAGTTCCTCTCCGTCCAGCTGGGGGCGGAAGAGAGCTGCCGGAACCCTGACCTGAGCAAG CCGAGCGATGTCCCCCCACTGTTGACGGTGACCGGTCAGCTCTTGGCCCTCCTGGCATGGATTCGGAGCCCCAGGGGGAGGCAGTCCCTGCCCCAGGGTATTCATCCAGGCTCGGAGGTGCAGCCTCCCACACCTGCTG gatcCCCACCTCAAGAAGAAAGCCCTTCCCTTTCACCAAGGGGTGAGGCCCAAGGGCAGAACCCTCCCCAGTTGGAGGAGGACCAGAGAGCTTGGCAGCGGCTGGAGCAGCTCATCCTTGGACAG ctaGAGGAGCTGAAGCAGCAACTCGAACTGCAGGAAGAGGAGCTGGGCCGCTTGCGCCTGGGCGTG GGGGCGACAGACTCAGAGAAAAGGGTTCAGCATCTAACCCTGGAGAATGAGGCTCTGAAACAGAGCCTGAGCCTCACTCGGGACCTTCTGCTGCACTGGGGCCCTGGCCCCTCCACCAGGGCCCCCCAG gaggaggcagaggcatTGGTGGAGCTCCAGAGTCGGCTTCAGGAAGCCCAGGACACCACAGAAGCACTTCAGGTCCAG CTGGGGGTGCAGGAGGTGCAGCTGCAGGGCCTTCGGGGGGCCCTTCGGCAGCTCCAGCAGGAGACTGAGCAGAACTGCAGACGGGAGCTGCAGCAGATGCTTGGGCAGCTGGCAG GACTTCGGGCACGTATGGCCAGTCTGCGACAGGGCTGTGGGGACCTCCGAGGACTGGTCAGCACCTTTACCCAGAGCTGTCAGTGTTCGCTCAGTGAGGCCCGGGGCCAG GTATCCTGGGCCCTGGGGGCTCTGTCAGCTGGAGGGGCTGGGACTCAGCTCCCTGAGGAGCAGCAGGGGCCCCCAACTGGATGCCCGGGGCGGCTGCTGGAGCTCAAGG GAAATATCCGTGTGCTGTGTCGACTGAGGCCAGGGACACCCTCCAGCCTggtgagcttggagcctggcccCAGCGGCACTGTCACCACCTGCTATCGAGGGCGCCAGCGTCGCTTCCGCCTGGACTGGGTCTTCTCTCCAGAGgccagccaggaggag GTCTTCAGGGAGCTGGAGCCAGCCGTGCTGTCCTGCCTCCAAGGCTACAGTGTCTGCATTTTCACCTACGGTCAGACAGGGACAGGGAAGACCTACAGtatggag GGCCCACCAGAGGACCCTGGCATAGCTCCTAGGGCACTGCAGTCACTGTTCCAGGAGATGGGGACTGAAGGGCAGCACCGTGTGACTCTCAGCATGGTGGAGATCTACAATGAGGCTGTCAG ggACCTGCTAGCCCCAGGGCCTCCTGAGCGCCTGGCCGTGAGGCAGGGCCCAGCAGGCCAGGGGGGCATTCAGGTGGCTGGCCTCACCTACTGGGACGTGCCCGACCTGGAGATGCTTCACCAG ATGCTGAGCCTGGGGAGGAGCAACCGGGCCACCGCCGCCACCACCAAGAACCCGCACAGCTCACGGTCGCATGCCCTGGTCACACTGACACTGCGTACGGCGTCCCCACCGCGCGGTCCAGGCACCGCAG GCACACTGCACCTGGTGGACCTGGCCGGATCGGAGCGTGCCTGGAAGGCAGGGGCGGCCGGCCCGTCGCGCGGAGACCGGGACGGCGCCCAGCGTCTGCGGGAGGCCCGGACTATCAACCGCTCGCTGCTGGCCCTGGGAGGCGTGATGGCCGCGCTGCGCGCCCGCCGGCCCCACGTGCCCTTCCGCGATTCGCAGCTCACGCGCCTGCTGCAGCCGGCGCTCGGGCCTGGCGCCACCGCGGTGCTGTTGTTGCAG ATTTCCACGCGGCCCGAGGATCTCGGCGAGACCGTGTGCTCGCTCAAGTTCGCCGAGCGAGTGGGCCGAGTGGAGCTGGGGCCAGCCCGGCGCTGCAGGGCCCCGCGCTCCGGGACGCCCTCTTCGCTCAGCACCGACACGCCACTTACCGGGACCCCCTGCACTCCTACGCCGTCCCCCGGCAGCCCTCCGGGACCCGGCCCGGGCAGCGGCTCCAGCTCGGGCCTCGGGACCCAAAAGGACGCCGCGCCCTTGTAG
- the FOXH1 gene encoding forkhead box protein H1 gives MGPCSNPRLGLPGSESSSQPPKRRKKRYLRHDKPPYTYLAMIALVIQAAPSRRLKLAQIIRQVQAAFPFFRDDYEGWKDSIRHNLSSNRCFRKVPKDPAKPQAKGNFWAVDVSLIPAEALRLQNTALCRRWQSRGVRGAFAKDLGPYVLHGWPYRPPSPQAQPSPQPPPSPQQPPSEGFSIKSLLRDPREGVPQSSPGHTGSGHSGEKVVPAPPLRSERPLWPLCPLPGSKKTDRETNSQGGTSRPSPLSPEHRAWPLHLLQGSPDAGGLSGGSHRASLWGQLPTSYLPIYTPNVVMPLAPLPPTSCPQCPPSTSPAFWGVAPETHAPPGLLWDLDALFQGVPPNKSIYDVWVSHSQDPAASSPGWLLSWYSL, from the exons ATGGGGCCCTGCAGCAACCCACGCCTGGGGCTTCCTGGGTCGGAGTCGTCATCGCAGCCCcccaagaggaggaagaagagatacCTGCGTCATGACAAGCCCCCCTACACCTACTTGGCCATGATTGCCTTGGTGATCCAGGCCGCACCCTCCCGCAGGCTGAAGCTGGCCCAG ATCATCCGTCAGGTCCAGGCTGCATTCCCCTTCTTCAGGGACGACTACGAGGGCTGGAAGGATTCCATCCGCCACAACCTCTCCTCCAACCGATGCTTCCGCAAG gtgCCTAAAGATCCTGCGAAACCCCAGGCCAAGGGCAACTTCTGGGCGGTCGACGTGAGCCTGATCCCGGCCGAGGCGCTGCGGCTGCAGAACACGGCCCTGTGCCGTCGCTGGCAGAGCAGGGGCGTGCGGGGAGCCTTCGCCAAGGACCTGGGCCCCTACGTGCTGCACGGCTGGCCCTACCGGCCGCCCAGTCCTCAGGCGCAGCCCAGTCCTCAGCCACCACCCAGTCCTCAGCAGCCGCCCAGTGAGGGCTTCAGCATAAAGTCTCTGCTAAGGGACCCCAGGGAGGGGGTGCCACAGAGCAGCCCGGGTCACACAGGATCTGGGCACAGTGGGGAGAAGGTGGTGCCTGCTCCACCCCTGCGCTCTGAGAGGCCTCTGtggcccctctgcccccttcccggGTCCAAAAAAACAGATAGGGAGACTAATTCGCAGGGGGGAACCAGCAGGccttcacccctctcccctgagcacagagcctggcccctCCACTTACTGCAGGGTTCCCCAGATGCTGGGGGACTGTCTGGTGGGAGTCACAGGGCCTCACTTTGGGGGCAGCTGCCCACCTCCTACTTGCCCATCTACACTCCCAATGTGGTAATGCCCTTGGCTCCGCTACCACCCACATCTTGTCCCCAGTGCCCACCTTCTACTAGCCCAGCCTTCTGGGGGGTGGCCCCTGAAACCCACGCCCCCCCAGGGCTGCTCTGGGATCTAGATGCCCTCTTCCAGGGGGTGCCACCCAACAAGAGCATCTACGATGTGTGGGTTAGCCACTCCCAGGATCCAGCTGCTTCCAGCCCAGGCTGGCTACTCTCCTGGTACAGCCTGTGA